The Vigna angularis cultivar LongXiaoDou No.4 chromosome 6, ASM1680809v1, whole genome shotgun sequence genome contains the following window.
GGGACCCATTTTTGTCTCTCTTCATACAGATTACATAGCCATTCATTATTTTGTAACCCATGTGTGGTAAGTAGTCGTTTCCAGCCAATGTCAAAGTCTGTTGCATTACCAGAATCGTAGACAACCGATTTGATATCACACTTGATCCCAACATAATTGTTATACCCTTGAAATTTTTCAGGTATCTTTTTCATTATGTGCCACAAACACCACCTATGCTTTGTTTTAGGGAAGACATCTTCAATTGCATTTGCCATCGCCTTACATTGATCGGTTACAATACTGTAAGGCGCCTTGTTTCCCATGCATCTTAGCCAACATTTGAATAACCATACAAATGACAAAGTGTCCTCAGATGAGAGCAACCCACAACCAAGTAGAATGGATTGTCCATGATGGTTAACTCCTACAAATGGAGCAAATGGCATGTCGTACTTGTTTGTCAAGTAGGTGGTGTCAAAAGACACGACATCACCAAATTCCTCACATGCAGCTCGGCTACGAGGATCTACCCAAAATACACTAGTAATTCTATTATATTCATCCATTTGTATGTCGTACAAGAAATCATTATTGAGCTCTCTCATTTTTGAAAAGTGATGTAGCAATGCTTGTCCATCACCCTCCTTACACAGTGACCTTCTACGTTGACCAATGAAGTTCCTAGCATCCCGCTCCACAAATTCCATGTTTTGATATCCATCAGCTTCACTAACTATGCTAAGGAAACTCTTATTAATACGTACACCGACATCATCATTCACCCCCAAAGTGTGTTTCGCATGCATGTTCAATTGTCTATTAGAACGGATTAGATTAGAGGTTTGTGGACACAGGTCATGATTGTGCTCTACAACCACAGTCCTCACAAACCATTTGCCCTCTTTTCGTGCAATGGTTATTCCAGCAGGACATTGATTAGTCTGACTAGGCAGAGTTTTCACCTCTGGACGAATGGTGGAAACATATTTACCTTCCCTAGAACAAACCAATCTTAAGTAGTACAATTCGTTGTTGTCATCCTTTTTAGAAGTTCTGGTTCGGACGCCAAAACCACATCTTCTCCCGTACACCGAATAAAATTTCTTTGCTTCTTCCATTGTGTCAAAACACATGTTTAAAGTAGGAACCAACTCATTACAATTGTCATCATCGTTAATGCTTTCTCCAACCACATTGACGTTGTTGGGATAAGTGGCCATCAAAATAATTTCTTCCCTGGAAACATTGgttaatgaataaaatttataatcataAATCAGTTTTCTgacaataaataaacaaacttaTTACACTACAGACATCACTAACAGTGTTAATGAAGTGTCTCATGTTGTTTTATTTAACTAAGACGTGTTATATAAATGGTTATCTAGAAATACGAACTATAACGACGGTTACCCCTACTCAAAAGGAggaataaagaaatatttagacGACGTTATAACCATGTATACTTATAAACAAGGTGTTCGAAGAAATTTACTTCTCCTTTAATGATCTTGTTGTGCTTCTCACCAACCTGGAAAGAATGCCTTTAATGTGTAGTTTAAGAAAGTTTAAAGAAAGACAAATGAAAGTGGACTTCCAAATGGGGAAGAAAAAGCACTAGTAATGCACATGGTAGGGATTCATTTCTTTTAGGTACGATCATTTAATGCAAAGTAGATGGAGCAGAAGTTATGCACAAGGTACGAATTATAGTGTTTAAGGAAGGAGCATTTAATGCATTGTCATAAAGTAGTTAGAAGGTGGCAAGACGTGGAGTGTTGCAGTCACTTCCCATTTCCCCACATTAAATGCAACTCTgattaattaagataaaagatttGAAATTGAATGGGAGAGTGGGAAAAGGTATACACCACACTGCTTCATTATGACTCTTCAAAGTCAGAACAACATTAAATgataatgaattaataatttttaataaattaaaataattattaaaaaatcatcCTAAATCTTTTATTCGTGTTTATATAAGCCCTTACAGTGGAGCAGCCCATAAGTGGGGAGCAACTCAGTCATAACCGTGGAGCAGCCACGCACTTTCGGTACTTGTCACTCGTAACCGATTACAGCGtgcctgtaatcgattacatcaGCCCAATACTGCCTTCCCACCCTTGCCTTAGCAAGCACCTGGAAGCAGTCATGAAAACACACTGTTGGGGGCACCCTAATCCTGTCCAATTGCCTTATAACTACAGCCAAACCCATAAGTTCCCAACAAAACCACCTATACCAGGTCATGTTGTCTCAATCAACCGAAAGTACAGTGGAGCAGCCATAAGTGGGGGAGCAACTCAGTCATAACCGTGGAGCAGCCACGCACTTTCGGTACATGTCACTCGTAACCGATTACAGCGtgcctgtaatcgattacatcaGCCCAATACTGCCTTCCCACCCCTGCCTTACCAAGCACCTGGAAGCACTCATGAAAACACACTGTTGGGGGCACCCTAATCTTGTCCAATTGCCTTATAACTATAGCCAAACCCACAAGTTCCCAACAAAACCACCTACCAGGTCATGCTGTCTCAATCAACCGAAAGTACAGTGGAGCAGCCCATAAGTGGGGGAGCAACTCAGTCATAACCGTGGAGCAACCACGCACTTTCGGTACATGTCACTCATAACCGATTACAGCGtgcctgtaatcgattacatcaGCCCAATACTGCCTTCCCACCCCTGCCTTACCAAGCACCTGGAAGCACTCATGAAAACACACTGTTGGGGGCACCCTAATCCTATCCAATTGCCTTATAACTACAGCCACACCCACAAGTTCCGAACAAAACTACCTACCAGGTCATGCTGTCTAAATCAAATGGAACAAATTACTCCAACGTACTAAATGGGGAGTTGTTCAATCAAAATAGGGGAGCACCCAAGCAGTTACGGTAATCAATAAACTCACTCcaacaaaaaacaaacacaacgaAAATCCAACTTTAGCTGTATTAcgaaaatatcaataaactcAATCAATATTACAAATACTTTAGTTGTATTCATTATTAGTCGAACAAGTTCACATGTACATAAATTCAACTAATAGACTTCCAATAGTATAATTGTCTACAATGTATATTCTTTTACTATAAATGAAGAATCTAAACCAAGGACATATTTCTAATGCTATAGTAATCCGAAATGTTGCAGCGTGTCCAATCTTCGGACGTTGTCCTCGTCCAGGATCCAATCACATATACACTTTTTCCTAAACGGAGCCAAGTCTTCCTGAAATTAACATATTGGAATTCAAAACCAATGTCAAGGGTCTAATAATGTAATATTGAgaaattcataatttaacataCATTTGTATAATCAGGCATGCTTTTCCCATCATATTTCTCCTCCCCATCCCAAATTTCAATAGCTTTCATCATGATTACACCACAATCGTATctgttgaaattaaaaaatacatacattACTTTTGTTAGTGGAAACACAAAATTTTTTAACACATTGGTAATATAAAATTACGTGTTTGGTTGAACTAGGATGTTGGCTTTCTCAACTAACAAAGGACACTTGGAAACTTCAAGTTTATCCGTCAACAAACCCCAAAACCGTTGAATATTTTCAGCCTGTATGGTTACAATAACCAAAACAGTGACTTTAAACTAACTACGATTTAACCACTCATTTTCGAAAAAAATTTGTAATCATGGTAAAGCTTACAATGCTTCTATCAATCTGACAACGTCCTTTGATACCATTGGCCAGTGTGTCTATGAcataaaactgaaaagtgcaGACCTTCAGTGCATAACACCACCAATGACCATCACTTACAATTGGGATGAACACCTACACATTTTTTGGAATATGTCAAAATAGTAACCCACATTAAAAAACAAGTATCTGCTTACAAAGTACATCTTACTCACCCAATCAGCAGACGATAAGGCCTCAAGTCGAACCAGATCGTATCGGAAATATGGCTGGTAGTCAAGAAGTTGCCACACATGTTGATTCGCTGGTCGTTTCCTATAGTCGTGCAGCACATGGGTcttcaatataaaattaaaccaTCATTAAACAGCCATGTCAATGTTAAATTCTACCCtacaaaaaaccaaaaacatctaATTAAACCATTTACCCCAAACATAGGACTGAATACGATCCTCTTTATCACTCCACTCAACCTTCTCTCAAAGTACATGAACATTGTTGCTGCAAAAATTAAAGCCTACATAACAATGAACAACTTcaacatcaaatttatgaacTTTCTAAATTGAATGACAACAGTAATTAAAGTCAACTGTATAATTACCATGTTGTCTACACATTGCCTTGGCCCTAAAGAGGTACATTCACTTGTGCTCAACAGTTGAGACATAATTTCAGACACGTACCTGAAAAAACAACATTATTAAATCAGGTAGCAATATCATTGACCATAAATTCAAGTACCAATaacaacaaattataaaaaattattgtgttCTAACCTCCGTGGAATGTCTCTTCGCGTAACTGCGTGGTACAATATATCCAAATCAACCACTGTTCTTGGATCACCAACAAAAGAACACAAAGGCACTACATTCAAGGGTTCTACATCCACATCTCCTTCACCATCATCAACACCATCGCCAACGTCAATGACAAGTATTGGATGGTCACCGGttactccttcttcttctaaACCGTTGTACAAGCTGGTTCTTCATCTGCaggttcttcattttcttcatctgcATGTGCACCTCCTTCATTACCCTCACCTTCAACATCACCAACAGCTTCAGGACTTGAACGAGATGGTTCTACAACGACATGTCCTTCGCCATCATGAACACCATCGCCAATGTCAGTCAAAAGTGGTGGATGCTCAAGGGCTACTCTATCTTCTTCTACAACAGTTCTAGAAGCAGGTTCGTCATCTGTAGGTTGTTCATGTTGTTCATCTATAGGTTGTTCATGTTGTTCATCTACAGGTTGTTCATGTTGTTCATTTGCAGGTTGTTCATTACCTGAAGGAGATTGTTCCACCTTTCGAAACTTTAGACGATAACCAAGTACCTTCCTAACAGCCGCAATTTCATCTCTGAGTTTTCTTATCTTGAGGTTGTTTGTTCTCAGTTTTTCCTCAGTGGCTGATAGCCAATTTTCATCATATTCATTGTCAGGTGGTACTTCTTCACGCTTGGAACCTTGACGCCTCAATCCGTCATTCAAATTGAAAGCACGACGTATGACAGGATTTAGACAATCATTGTCACTGAGGTACCAATCAAATTGTACCTTTCACAATGACAATAAAAATACAACAATCacataacaacaacaaaaatcataaaaaataacaacataagTTCATAACAAAGTTACTTACCTCGCTACTCCTAAACATAACATCTATTTTTTTGGTTGTATAATTTAACGAACAAAATCGCCTAACGCACGGAAATTCCTTGCGAGAACAATCATCATGCAAACCAAGTCGTTCATACGCCCAAAGCTACAGTTAAACCAATGAAACTAATCAAAACAGTTATTACTATGGATTGACTTAATACAACAAACAACCACAATAAATCATACCTGCAAAACAACAGCATTCCCACTTATGCTCAAAGAATCAGCAATCGATCCAGAAAGTAGTTTCTTATTACATCTATTTAGACTATGTACAAGATATGTATGTACAGCACTACTCCAATCATAACTAGACAAACTATCTAAGTCATCTAAGACTAAACAAGGCATGTTCGAAACATATCTTGCCTTCCTAGGAAAAAAGAACACCACAAAACAAACTAATACATACAACCGACACACCACATCTACCTCACTATCATCATTAGCTACAAGCACATTGAACATATCTATGAGGTCTTTCAATTTCGTAGATTTTGAATTAAAGGATTCACCATCTTTACCCACAACTGATTCATCCAAAGGAACATCCAAACCCCCTACTCCTAACCCTAAACTCATGAACACATCCTGCACATTGAAAGGCACCAAATGTTGGCTAACTCTAAACGATTGATGGTGGGGAACCCATCGACAAACCatctttttcaacaattttaggTTCACCTCTAAAGGATCTACAATTTCTAAACACCACTTAAACGGAGTTTGTAAAATGCGCATGTTATGTCTCGCTGCCAGTAAAGAATTCATGTTGGCAATGTACGATGTATCTATCCAAGCTTGAAGGCGCCACTATAAAACAGTTCAAAATTACAACAATCAGTTCGCTTCtccaaaacaacaaagaaaacattccGGTTTACTGTCTACTTACATTGTTATTAGAGGATTCCATTTTCAACTCTAATAATAGCGTCTGTCAAATATTCACCTACAATACCAAAGGCTGATAAACTTACTATTACTCAAATTCCTTTATAACATAGATTACACAATCTAACTCACAATAAAAACGGGAAAACGAAACAAGCACATAAATAAATGGCAAAACGAATAAAGGGGAAAACACGGCTTTTCCAACAAAAAACCATGGTCAAATCTCCAAAAAACGAAAGCGAACAACGGCATACAAAATACCTTGCGAATAACAGTCAACCCAACCAACCAAGGAACAAGGGCGACAGGCAAAAAACCACTCCTTTCAAGAAAATGTGACAACGTTTTCCCCTTCAATACACTTCCTCCCAACACTTCAATGGTGAACGGAGACAAAGGACTTCAATGCCGGACTTCAGTAGTTGCAAACACGATTTCGGAGGTCAACAAAGACCATCTCGGTGGCGTCGCCAAAGTTTAGAATGGTGGAGGCAGAGTTTGGGAGTTCATATGATGGACCCAGAGTTTCGAATGAATAACTTGGACAGAGAGAGTTTCGGGAAGAGAATGGGTTTCCTAGGCGCGAACAGGTTATTCCAAAAATGTCCTCCAAATCAGGTTTTCTCCTTTTCAAAATTGCAATTAAAACAACAAATCAGAGCAACCCACGTGTCGTTGTTAATTTGTTGTCAAATGGGTGTTGTCGAAGAAACGTTTTCCTACTACATTATTAATATTGGAGTAACTAAATCTTCACTAGAAATCTTTTATCACGACAGAAAAACGAAACACACTAAACTATATCTTAAGGAGATAATCTCCTAACTCCACAGAAGAACGGAATAGTCGAATGTCGTCACCGAAGTATATCTTAAAGACTTTAAATTGGATATTACACTGAGACTCTTAACCTTGACCCCACACCggaaataacaattaattttttttttactcataTCAATAATCTCACACTAACACCACTCTGATcaatttgaaaaagagattgggccctttgaaatttttaattccACCTTCAAGGCCACTCGATAAATTTCGGTAATAACAAACGTAAAATGTTTAGTCTATCTTGAACGACTGAATTAAAAGATAGCATTAATTGCCtatcaaaagaaaattttcaaattaataatttatcacAGTACAATCTCAAATCGAATTGAACTAAACAGAAATCCAAATTTAAATACGGCACCATGACAGTTTTTGtgtttaagataataaatttgaaaaaagttgGGGTGCTAATCTCCAAGGACGAATAATTCACACAGTATAAAGTTGTTGTGCTAATCTTGGCTTTACCGCTGCCACAAGTGGGTTAGCCAGAAGTATATCGTGGTGGCTCTCTGCAAGGTTGATGCGTGAGGCATTGGGCGGCACAGTCCAACTAAAGGAATGAAGCAACCTAGCAAACAGCATCACAGTCATTGTTGTTCCAAGCATGATTCCAGGACAACCACGTCTTCCTGTGCTGAAAGatacaaaattcaaatctggCTCTGTCAAAAGCACATTGTCCTTAAGATGACGTTCTGGCTTAAACTTGAGAGCTTCGTCACCCCAAACTTTTGAGTTTCGTCCAATTTCCTGTCTATTTAACAGTACATGGCTCCCTTTCGGGATTAGGTACTTTCCCACTATGGTGTCTTTCACGGAAACATGAGGAACATTGAAAGGTGCAACGGGATGAAGGCGAAAAGCTTCTCTTGCACATGCTTTTATGTAGTTCAGCTTTGGAATGTCTGATTCTTGGACCAATCTCTCTTTTCCAACTACCCTGTCCAATTCTTCTGTTGCATGTTGAAGCAACTCAGGCTGGTTTATCATCTCTGCCAGACCCCACTCAACTGCATTTGATGGGTTATCCACAGCAGCCATCATCAATTCCTGCAtcaaaagtttcattttttttatcagttatTCAGTTATCTATGGAGTGATCAAAAGGATAAGAATATACTAGTCACGTACCATTATTTGTGCCTTGATTTCTTGTGTTGTCAATACTGGATTATTGTTGGCGTCTCTGAGTGAGATGAGAATATCAAGGAAATCTTCTTTATGAATCTTGGATCCATCATTCCATTCTCTGATTCGTTGATCAATGATGGGATTGTGATACTTGTCCACGATTTGTATTGCCTTCTTCACCTTGTTCTCGTGGCCGTCCAAATCAAGTCCTCTCAAGCAAGGAACATAATCAGAAACACTGAAGTCATAAATGTACTTTAGCAATACAAAAATGGCTTCAAGATGTTCCACTTCCTCACAACCAGGCCCTCCATCATTCTTACCCTCCCCAAAATACCTCATACCAAAGCTCAAATTCTTGATCACGTTGCAGGAATAGTGTTGCGCGACATCCCTCACATTCACAAAACCAACATTAACGTTGACGTTTTTTTTGCACTTATTGTAGATGTAAAAGACAAGGTTGTTGGCTTCTTCAAGCCTCTTGTGTTGAAGCTGGTGGTGAATGGTGGTGGACAACAGCTCATTGCCAACAATTCTTCTCATTTTCTTCCATTGTTCCCTTAAGGGCACAACGGCTGTGGTGAGATAACCACGACTGATAAGAGAAGTGGTTATGCTTGTGGGTCTAGAAGCAAAAGTAGCATCTTGTTTCCTCAAGAATTCACGAGCAATGATGGGACAAGTTACTGGGATAACATGAACATTGCCCAGGCGAATGCAAGCAATCTCAGTTTTCATTCCCTTCATTAGGTTGTTTATCCACCTGAATGTAGGCCTAGTTGCAAGCATTTCAGGAAGGTTGCCGATGATAGGCCATGGTTTGGGACCAGGTGGTAAGGGTATTTCTTCATTCTTGGATTTCTTCAACAAGTGAAATCCAAGGCCTTTGAGAAAGGTTATGCAGAAAATTACAAGAATGATCAAAGATGACCACAAGTTTTGAAATTGAAGGTGGGACAATAAAAGGATGGAGGAGTGATCCATTGGAAACAGCAAGAACCTTTGCATTGTGTCCTGCATTTTAAAGGAGTTAGTTTTGTTTGCTGTGACATCAATAAGAAACACCTATTTATAAGGTCTCTGCCTCTTCCAAAGGCTAGTTTTCTTCACATGTTTAACGTGGAGAAGTGTGCATAgcagtatatatttttttacttttaaaattaatttatctatcAACAAATCAAATGTTATAAAATCAAGGCTTAATAACTTCttttgttttcagtttttgCTGAATTTTGTTAATTAGATCTCTCCTTCTAAAAGTGTGTCAAATTGGTCCTcatttagtaaaaaatattactatggGAACAATTGAAGGAAAGGTTTTCCAAAGGAgattactttaaatttatagACTTGCTCCAAGAAATTAATTCTATTAAGCAAGAAGAAAGGAGTGTGAGTCAATATTTTACTGACTTGAAGATTCTATGGGAGGAATTGGAATTTCTTAGACCCATCCCATGTTGTAGCTGCAAGATTCCTTGCAGTTGTGATCTCTCTAAAGTCTCTCAGAAATACAGAGAAATGGAACATGTTATCTGCTTCCTAAAAGGCCTAAATGAATGCTACAATACTGTGAGAACACAAATTTTGTTGATGGAACCTTTACCCAGAATTAACTGTGTCTTTTCCCTCATCATACAACAGGAAAGATAGGAGAAACCTGACTCTGGCCTCACCAACcagaatttggaagtaaagtttgtgagaattagtgtaggatttgattgacgtgacaaattaaaaaaatttacttctaaatccaatctcatttacctccaaattcactcaaataatcaacaaaaaaatttattttcaaatcctctcaaatcccctcaattactctccctcaaatccactcaagtgaacaaggcATAAAAGACAAAGTCACTGAAAGGGTGACCAGGGTTGGAAAACCCATGGACGTGGATTCACACCTCATGGTCAAGGAAAAGGGAAAGGAAGAAATCCTAATTATGGGAAGCAATGTTCCCACTGTCACAAAATGAATCACACTATTGATGAGTGCTACTCTAAACATGGATATCCACCATGGTACAAGAAAAACGACAGTAACAATCAAAATAGTTTGGGACAGAGTGAATGGGGGTCTGCAAATGCCTGCACTACCTCTGTTGTATCACAGACCAACCAACAGAATAATACCAATATTGTCCAAAGCTCTTTCACCCAGAACAGATGCAGAAAATACTGCAGATGATGGAAAAGACTGACAGCCCTTCTCATAGCATCAGTCAAATGCACAAAGACACTACAGAGGACAAACAAGGTATGTTCTCATGGATTATAGACATAGGGGTCACTTATCATGTGACTCATGAAAAAAATCTATTCATGACATTCAATAAAATCAATCCTATATTTGTTAAGTTGCCAAATAACTCCATTGTTACAGCCCACTATGCAGGAACTGTGCAGTTTTCCAAAGATTTCATAATCTTTAATGTTTTATACATACCTGATTTCGCTTTCAACCTTATATCTTTCCAAAGTCTAACTAGAGATATAAACTGCACACTAACTTTTTCCTCTAAGATGTGTCAGATTCAGGACAACTCTACATTGAGGTGTGCTAATGTGTATAAAGGGCTTTACTACCTGCGATATGTTAGAAGAGATCTGACACCTAGATTTGTTTTCTcttatgtaaatataaatttgtggCATTATAGGCTAGGCCACCCTGGACATAAAACATTTGAGAGAATGTGTAAGATTTTTCCTTATATTCAAACTGTTTCTAATAGTGCTTGTGACATATGCCATTATGCAAAGCAACACAAATTGCCTTTTCCTAAAAATAATTCTTTGTCTGCTAATTGTTTTGATATTATACATTGTGATATATGGGGTCCTATCTCCATCCCATCTGTACATGGGCATAAATACTTCCTTACTATTGTTGATGATTGCAGTAGGCATACTTAGGCCTTCCTTATGCATAATAAGAGTCAAACTAGAGAACTTCTGCAAACTTTTATCATGAAAATTAAAACCcagtttaataaaattgttaaaaccATTAGGACTGACAATGGTCCTGAGTTTAATTGTTCCAGTATATACAATTCTTATGGAATTGAACATCAAAGAAGTTGTGTTGaaactccacaacaaaattctGTTTTGGAGCGCAAACATCAACACATATTGAATGTTACCCGTAGTTTAATCTTTCAATCTAATGTTCCCTATGCTTATTGGTCTTATGCCCTATCACATGCTATATACCTGATTAATAGGCTGCCTTCCCCTGTTATTAAGAATCAGACCCCTTATGATGTGTTGCATAATAATCCCCCCACTTATCTTAACCTAAAAGTTTTTGGCTGTTTATGTTTTGCTTCCACCTTAGAAAGTAATAGAAATAAACTAAACTCTAGAGCTAGAAAAGGTATATTTCTAGGGTAAAAAAGTGGAATAAAATGATACATTGCTCTTGACATCAACACTAGGGAAATCTTTATTAGcagaaatgtcattttttatgAAGACATCTTTGCTTATAAGAATGAgcaagaaaataagaataattgcaGTAACAGTGAAGGCAACACTTTTTTTCTTGATAATTTACCTTGCAGTTATGAGGAGGTTTTAGTTGAGGACAGAGGAGATGATCAAAGTCCTACTGACAGCATTGATACCAATGCTGAGAACACTAATCTCGTGGAAGAAGAACAAGGAAACAATCAAAGGAGATCCAACAGAATAAAGAGAACTCTTAAGTACTTAAAAGATTACATACATCAAACTGATCAGTCCTCATCTACATCTTTGTGTGTCAAGAATGGTTTGAAAACTCCTTACCCTATCACTGATAGTTTATCTTATGTATCTTTGTTTGATAAACATTTAAGGTACACTCTTGCCATAACTGCTAGCAAGGAACCCAACTCTTATGATGAGGCTAGAAATAGCCTTGAATGGGCTGATGCTATGTAGAAGGAAATCAAGGTCCTACAAGACAATGACACCTGGTTTTTGACCCAACTTCCTCCTGGAAAGAAACCCATTGGGTGAGGTGGGTCTACAAGGTAAAACACAAAGTTGATCGGAGTGTGGAAAGGTACAAAGCTAGaatggttgccaaaggctataTCCAACAAGAGAGAATAGATTTTGGATACTTTTTCTCTTGTTGCTAAGCTCACCTCTGTCAGACTATTACTTGCTCTTGCTGCTTCAAGGAATTGGTTTCTGCATCAACTTGATGTAGACAATGCTTTCTTACATGGAGACTTCAATGAGGATGTTTACATGGATCCTCCACTTGGTTTGAGCACTAACACAAAGGGACAAGTCTGTAAGCTCACTAAATCTCTATATTGGTTGAAGCAGGCTAGTAGACAATGGTTTGAGAAATTGTCCACTTTTCTATTTCTGCTAATTATGTTCAATCCAAATCTGACCACTCCCTATTTGTAAAGAAAACCCCCCACGGATTTTACAGCTTTACTTGTGTATGTAGATGACATTGTTTTAACAGGAAATTCCATGAATGAGATCACTAACGTAAAGGCTCTCTTACATCGTCAATTCCAGATAAAGGATCTTGGGGAACTCAAATACTTTCTAGGATTTGAGGTTGCAAGATCTAAGAAAGGGATACATCTTTGTCAAAGAAAATATGCCCTTGATATCCTTGAAGAAACAGGAATGCTAGGAAGCAAACCATGCTCTACACCTTTTCTAAGCAACACCAACTCACTGTACAAAACAGAGAATTATATGGATAACCCCAGTGTTTATCGCAGATTAATAGGGAAGCTCTTCTATCTCACTAATACTAGGCCTGATTTGTGTTTTACTGTTAATCTTCTAAGCCAGTTTATGCAGGAACCTACTAACTATCATTATCAAGTCTTGGAGCATGTCCTTAGATATGTCAAGTCCAGCCCTTCTGAAGGACTTTTCTTTGCTGTTGATTCTGACATGCAGATCAAAGGGTTCAGTGACTTTGATTGGGCCACTTGTCCTAACACAAGAAGATCAACTACTGGTTACTACGTTTTCCTAGGGACCTCTCTTGTTTCATGGAGGTCAAAGAAACAAAGCACTATCTCAAGGTCATCTGCTGAAGCAGAGTATCGTACCCTAGTTGCCATTGTTTGTGAGATGCAGTGGCTTCACTACCTTCTTGAAGATCTCCAAATCCAACCCACTGCTACTGCTATCCTCTATTGTGACAACAACTCTACGAGACACATTGCTCACAATCAAAGCTTTCATGAGCGGACCAAGCATATCGAGTTGGATTGTCACGTAGTGCGCGAGAATATTCAAGCCAAGTTTCTACATCTTCTTCCCATTCGATCGGAAGAACAACTTGCCGTTGTCT
Protein-coding sequences here:
- the LOC108342438 gene encoding isoleucine N-monooxygenase 1 — translated: MQDTMQRFLLFPMDHSSILLLSHLQFQNLWSSLIILVIFCITFLKGLGFHLLKKSKNEEIPLPPGPKPWPIIGNLPEMLATRPTFRWINNLMKGMKTEIACIRLGNVHVIPVTCPIIAREFLRKQDATFASRPTSITTSLISRGYLTTAVVPLREQWKKMRRIVGNELLSTTIHHQLQHKRLEEANNLVFYIYNKCKKNVNVNVGFVNVRDVAQHYSCNVIKNLSFGMRYFGEGKNDGGPGCEEVEHLEAIFVLLKYIYDFSVSDYVPCLRGLDLDGHENKVKKAIQIVDKYHNPIIDQRIREWNDGSKIHKEDFLDILISLRDANNNPVLTTQEIKAQIMELMMAAVDNPSNAVEWGLAEMINQPELLQHATEELDRVVGKERLVQESDIPKLNYIKACAREAFRLHPVAPFNVPHVSVKDTIVGKYLIPKGSHVLLNRQEIGRNSKVWGDEALKFKPERHLKDNVLLTEPDLNFVSFSTGRRGCPGIMLGTTMTVMLFARLLHSFSWTVPPNASRINLAESHHDILLANPLVAAVKPRLAQQLYTV
- the LOC108341250 gene encoding protein FAR1-RELATED SEQUENCE 5-like, giving the protein MTWYRWFCWELMGLAVVIRQLDRIRVPPTVCFHDCFQVLAKARVGRQYWADVGEKHNKIIKGEVNFFEHLVYKYTWEEIILMATYPNNVNVVGESINDDDNCNELVPTLNMCFDTMEEAKKFYSVYGRRCGFGVRTRTSKKDDNNELYYLRLVCSREGKYVSTIRPEVKTLPSQTNQCPAGITIARKEGKWFVRTVVVEHNHDLCPQTSNLIRSNRQLNMHAKHTLGVNDDVGVRINKSFLSIVSEADGYQNMEFVERDARNFIGQRRRSLCKEGDGQALLHHFSKMRELNNDFLYDIQMDEYNRITSVFWVDPRSRAACEEFGDVVSFDTTYLTNKYDMPFAPFVGVNHHGQSILLGCGLLSSEDTLSFVWLFKCWLRCMGNKAPYSIVTDQCKAMANAIEDVFPKTKHRWCLWHIMKKIPEKFQGYNNYVGIKCDIKSVVYDSGNATDFDIGWKRLLTTHGLQNNEWLCNLYEERQKWVPCYLKNHFWAGMSTTQRSEGMNAFFDGFINSSTTLQQFVVQYDNPLKFKAQKEIEADFSSLNTNVACGSQSPIERQFQVEYTDAKFEEVQIEFRSRMNCFIKNTVKDCILNNYTIKEEYMSDGKCWAKYYHVEFDPLTNDTRCSCLLFEFRGIICRHSLLVLGQEDVHNVLSKYVLRRWSKNVRRKHTLVRASYSQLQQEPKMQRYQSLCKRFYDIAEATYESECASNELEKELECVGKKFGLTSSLKNNIISEGGQLRYHNPVTDTPSYNTCGSSDVLVRSPVAVKRKGRPRTNRFKSIVETRTKKWKSAQRKNSSTRTVQPAETTTTTVAQLQEGVEYSTQTHEISQLSEVAPIGFMSLLSVVHNNLDNAQC